GTATAGAGAATCGCGATAAGAAcagagtgtgtgtgtgtatgtgtgtgtacGGTCAACGATCCAACCACGGCGTGAAGCGGAGAGCATGGAGTTGAGCAAGGCGGAAGCAGTGGCAGTGTGGTAAGGGAGCATCGTCTCCACGCAACAGCTCAGTTCTACCGGTGATCTTTTCATTTGCAAAACG
The Raphanus sativus cultivar WK10039 chromosome 1, ASM80110v3, whole genome shotgun sequence DNA segment above includes these coding regions:
- the LOC108863373 gene encoding protein NUCLEAR FUSION DEFECTIVE 6, mitochondrial, producing the protein MSAARSAAASKFSRTASSRSAFRMPKQSPLSNHIFRSPVELSCCVETMLPYHTATASALLNSMLSASRRGWIVDRTHTYTHTLCSYRDSLYMV